The window GAATCACCAGCAAGAGAATTCCGGAGACAGTGAGCGCTGCTGCCCAGGGTGGCATCACGAGCGCAAGCGCGAAGATGCCAGCCAGCAGCAGAGTGAAGGTGAGGAAACTCAACAGGACAAGCGCGATCACAACAAGGATTGCGCCAATGCCTAGGCTCTTGAGCTTACGAGCCATCTCGCGCTTGAGCTGTTCAAACTCTGCGCGAACGAGGTCCATCAGAATGCCAGGCAGATCGCGCAGCAAAGTGAAGAGCGAACGCTCTTCTTTCTGAGTGCTCTCCTTGTCAGGAGAAGATGATGCGGTTGCCATGATTACTTCGCAGCAGGCTTAGGGGCTACCTTGGCAGCGGGTTCGGTCGCTGCCTTCGCAGCAGGCTTAGCTGCGGGCTTTGCTGCTGGTGCCTTCTTGGCAGCAGGCTTGTCGCCCGTGACCTGGTGGATCACGCGCTTGGCGGCGGTGATGGCTTCT of the Aurantimicrobium photophilum genome contains:
- a CDS encoding phage holin family protein → MATASSSPDKESTQKEERSLFTLLRDLPGILMDLVRAEFEQLKREMARKLKSLGIGAILVVIALVLLSFLTFTLLLAGIFALALVMPPWAAALTVSGILLLVILGLIGAAAVQFKKGSPPLPTETFDSVVKDSHAFKGDGDYGI